The following are encoded together in the Montipora foliosa isolate CH-2021 chromosome 12, ASM3666993v2, whole genome shotgun sequence genome:
- the LOC137981195 gene encoding uncharacterized protein yields MYPRKWLSNEPEVLQFIPSSECATEVDLDRVRAKVVLQEIWASGVVWDEPVSVNVSLKASRWFEEICALVKIRIPRCMRTPTAVKEVILHTFVDSFQEAYGAVSYLRHLYEDETISCRLGVSRSRVAPLQTISIPLLELIAAILGLKLSQTVGQKLGIKKEKWSFWSDRFDELYWIRGQSWRFKPFVGNRVSEIQALTDPEQ; encoded by the exons ATGTACCCTAGAAAGTGGTTGTCAAACGAGCCAGAGGTGTTACAGTTTATTCCATCATCGGAATGTGCTACAGAAGTTGATCTGGACCGGG TGCGTGCTAAGGTTGTACTTCAAGAGATATGGGCAAGCGGTGTGGTTTGGGACGAGCCAGTCAGCGTGAACGTATCACTTAAAGCATCCAGGTGGTTTGAAGAAATCTGTGCCCTAGTAAAAATTCGGATTCCCCGATGTATGAGAACTCCAACTGCAGTAAAGGAAGTGATCTTGCACACCTTTGTTGACTCATTTCAAGAGGCATATGGAGCGGTTTCTTACCTCAGACACCTTTATGAGGATGAAACCATAAGCTGTCGTCTTGGTGTGTCAAGATCACGCGTTGCACCCCTGCAGACCATCAGTATACCTTTATTAGAGTTAATAGCTGCCATTTTGGGACTTAAGCTGAGTCAAACGGTTGGCCAAAAGCTTGgcataaagaaagaaaaatggagCTTTTGGTCTGATAGATTCGACGAATTGTACTGGATCCGTGGACAGAGCTGGAGGTTTAAGCCATTTGTGGGAAATCGTGTGAGTGAGATTCAAGCCTTGACCGATCCAGAACAGTAG